Genomic segment of Frankiaceae bacterium:
GACGAGTTCGACGTGCCCGACCCCTCGTCGTTCCACCCGGACGACGACGGCCACATCGCCATGAAGAACGAGATCATGAAGGTCTGGAACGACCCTCCGGAGCAGATCACGCTGACCACGGGCGAGCTCTATGAGTTCTTCGTCCAGATCGAGGACATCCTCGGTGGGCTGCTCAGCTTCAGCACGAGCTGGCCGGGCAGTGACGTCGAGATGACGCTCACCTCGCCGTCCGGTGTCGTCTACCGACGCTCCGCGATGCCGGCCGGTACGACGCATCTGCTCGGCCCGACGTATGAGATCTTCCAGATCCCGAACCCCGAGGCGGGCCAGTGGAAGGTCAGCCTGTACGGCGCGAGCATGGGCGCCGACGGCGAGCCGGTGACGTTCTCGACGAACTCCACGCCGGTCTGGAACACGCCGCCGGAGGCGAGCATCGCCTACCAGCTCGACGGGAAGGACCTGCACCTCGACGCGACCGCCTCGTCCGACCCGGACGGCGACGCGCTGGTGGAGTACCACTGGTTCCTCAACGACGAGAACGGCACCTTCGCCGAGCTGACCGGTCCGGTCGTGGACTACACGTTCGACCGGGCAGGCGACTTCGGAGTCTCGCTGGAGGTCATCGACTCCGGCGGCAAGTCCGGGTACGCCGACAGCGGCGTGCCGATCACGGTCGCGCAGCTGTACCAGGTGGTCGGACCGCTCACTCCGCTCGACGCGACAGCAGAGTGGACGATCGTCCAGCCCGGGCGCACGATCCCGGTGAGGTGGCGGCTCACGAGGGACGGCGTGCCGGTCAACGCGGCGTCGAGCTTCGTCAGGCTGTCCTCGCGGCCGATCGACTGCGCCTCTGGCGTGGCGACCGGTGACGTGCTCGACGGCGACACCGCCGGTACGTCCGGGCTGTCGTACCACGGCGACGGCACCTGGCAGTACAACTGGCAGAGTTCCAATACGTGGAGAGACACGTGCCGGCTGATGATGGTCACGTTCGACGACGGGTCCACGCTGTCCGCGAAGTTCTCGTTCAAGTGAGGCCGGGACCGGCCCTCGCCGTCGCCGCGCTGGCGCTCGTCGCCGGCTGCGCCGACAGCGGGGGCCGGGCCGGGGACGGTGCGGCGTCGCCGACGTCGTCCCCGGCCGGTCTCATCGTCGAGGCCGCCGGCTACGGGTCGCTGCCGTTGCCGACCGAGCCGGGCGCCCTGCGCGCCCGGCTCGCGGCCATGCCCGACCGGCTCGGCGACGCCACCCGCAAGACACCCGGTGCCGACGAGGTGACATACACGGTCGACGCGAAGGAGTACGGCATCCAGGCGGCCGAGGTAGAGGACCTGTTCCGCGAGGCAGTGACGCCAGCCGGCGCGTTCGACCGGATGATGACCGAGCAGTTCGACAAGGGCGCGAAGGTCTGCGCGACGCCGCCCGCTCGTTGCATCTCCGGCGTCTCAGACGGCAGCCGCACGGTTGTCTGGGGACACGATGACTCGCCGCTGGTCCTCGTCGCGCTCGCGCCCGACGCATCCCAGCTAACTGCTCTGCTCCAAGCGTGGTCGTCTGCCATGGGCTGAGCAAGGACGGCTGCGATCGGCTCGGCCGGAGGGTGTGGGAACCGCTGCGCTCAAGACCTCGCCAAGTTGCGGCACACGGCCGCGTCGCTGCTGCTCGCGCATGCGAACGCGTCGCTGGCTGAACTCAAGGTCGTCCTCGGGCACAGCCAGATCGCGCACACCGTCGACATCTACGGGCATCTTGTCCGCCCTGTCGGCCGCTCGTGCGGGCGGTGCTTGTCATCTGCAACTCGTGCGATAGCCGTTCGACCCTGGGCGGGGTCTCCCAGAGCTGTACCGATACGAGATCGAGTCTGGCCTCACGGGGCGGCCCCCGACGAAGGCTCCACGTGGCGTTCGCCGACCGCCCAGGCCTTGGGGTCGCATCGGTCAAGAGGGTGCTCTCACGTCGACGGGCTATGGCGTGGAGGACGGGGGCACGGTGCACGTCCCACCCTGGGTCGCGGTCCGGTGCGCGGAGACCTGAACGAGGTGACGCTCTGCAACAAGTCGTTTCATGAGCGCAAATAGTCATGACAGGCCATCGCCAATGCCTTGGCACGGGCGGAGTCTGCACGGGTCGCAGTCCGCACCCTCCAGGTACTGACGCGGCTGGATCCGGCCACGGCTCTGAGGACGCTCGCCGGCGACTTGTCAACGGCGCAGGCCGACATCGCAATCGTTCCTTGACGGTGTTTGCCTGCTTGCGTTGGTCCTGTGAACGACCGGATGCGTCGCTGTGCTGGCAGCGCACCCGCGACTCAATGCCCTCACTGCTGTCCGTCGGGCCCGCGCGGCGGCAGCTGGTACCGGCTACGCGCCGCAGACCTGTCTGGAGCTCATCATGCTGACCCGCCTTGCTCACCTCGTGGTCCGCCGCCGCTACGTTGTCATCGGCGTGTGGATCGCACTGACGGTGTTCGGGGTGTTCTCCGCGGTGCAGGTCGAGGATCGGTGGTTCACCGCCACCTCGATTCCCGGCGAGCCCGCCTACGAGGCGAGCCAACGCAGTCTCAGCAAGCTGGGCATCGGTGACCGGAGCCCGATTGTGGTCGTGTTCCACGCCGACGGCGACATCGGGCAGAGCACGGCGGTCGAGCAGTCCATGGAACGCGTCGCGCAAGCCAACCCCGGGGCGTTCACCAGCTCGTACTTCTCCACCGACAACGCGGTCTACCTGTCGGGTGACCGGCAGACCGCGTTCCAGATGATCTACCCGGCAGGCGAGGAGGGCGTCACCGTCCTCAGCAACGCCAAGCAGTTGCAGAGCATCGCCGCAGAGGGGCTGCCCGAGGGCACCACCGTCAACGTCACCGGTCGCCTCCCGCTGACCGAGGCGACCACAGACGGATCGGGCGGCGCCAGCGTCCTCATCGAGGCGCTCATCGGCGGGCTCGGCGCGCTGATCATCCTGCTATTCGTCTTTGGAACTCTGCCCGCGGTCCTCACGCCGCTGATGATCGCGGTCGCCGCGATCTTCAACACGTTCACGCTCGTGTGGGCCCTGAGCTACGTCGCCGACGTCAGCATCATCGTCCAGTTCCTCATCGCCCTCATCGGTCTCGGTCTGGCCATCGACTATGCGCTCGTCATCCTGTTCCGCTTCCGTGACGAGCTTCGTGAGGGCAACGACGTCGAGAGCGCGCTGGTCGAGACGATGACGCACGCCGGCAAGTCCGTCGTCGTCTCCGGTTCCACCGTCGCCATTGGCCTGCTGTCCATGGTGCTGCTGCCTTTGCCACTGCTGCAGTCGATGGGCATCGGCGGCATGCTCATCCCTGCCGTCTCCGTGCTCGCGGCGATCACGTTGCTGCCTGCCCTGCTCGCCGTCCTCGGCGAACGCATCAACAGGGTTCGCGTCATGCCGCGCCGATTGCTGGACCGCGGCCACGCTGAGAACGGCACGTGGGGACGCTGGGCGCGCTTCGTGCTGCGCAGGCCCATCGCCGTGGCCAGTGTCGGCATGCTCGTGAGTCTCGTCCTGGCGGGACTCGGCACGCAGCTCAACGCGAGTGAGACCGAGCTGTCGCGTTTCCCCGGCGGCGGGACCGCGATCGCCGGTCGCCAGATGCTCGCCGACGCAGGCATCAGCCCCGGTGTGATGAAGCCGCTGAACGTGCTGGTGGAGAACGACGGCGACCCGCAACGCGTCGCCGACGCGATGCGCTCCGTCGAAGGGGTCGTCGGCGCTTCCGCCCCAGTGGCT
This window contains:
- a CDS encoding MMPL family transporter, whose protein sequence is MLTRLAHLVVRRRYVVIGVWIALTVFGVFSAVQVEDRWFTATSIPGEPAYEASQRSLSKLGIGDRSPIVVVFHADGDIGQSTAVEQSMERVAQANPGAFTSSYFSTDNAVYLSGDRQTAFQMIYPAGEEGVTVLSNAKQLQSIAAEGLPEGTTVNVTGRLPLTEATTDGSGGASVLIEALIGGLGALIILLFVFGTLPAVLTPLMIAVAAIFNTFTLVWALSYVADVSIIVQFLIALIGLGLAIDYALVILFRFRDELREGNDVESALVETMTHAGKSVVVSGSTVAIGLLSMVLLPLPLLQSMGIGGMLIPAVSVLAAITLLPALLAVLGERINRVRVMPRRLLDRGHAENGTWGRWARFVLRRPIAVASVGMLVSLVLAGLGTQLNASETELSRFPGGGTAIAGRQMLADAGISPGVMKPLNVLVENDGDPQRVADAMRSVEGVVGASAPVAWKVGSTSYVEAFPAIDGAAPGIQAIVDRSKAALEGTGGTLTGVTAVGRDFLNVLSSTFPYIVALVLLLTFVLLTRAFRSIVLAVKAVVLNLISLAAALGIVVFIFQQGHGSQLWDVGATGAITAYVPVMIFAFLFGVSMDFEVFMLSRMRESYDETGSTDKAIELGLARTAKLVTSGALILMFAFLVLSTAPGFEIKSLAVGVAAGIIFDATVIRALLVPALMKLFGEANWWSPPWLDRFLPAAAGLGSQPSEVIDLTSPVPSQRDADVTPSPTSAP